One Huiozyma naganishii CBS 8797 chromosome 4, complete genome genomic region harbors:
- the GCV3 gene encoding glycine decarboxylase subunit H (similar to Saccharomyces cerevisiae GCV3 (YAL044C); ancestral locus Anc_7.25), whose protein sequence is MLSTGRVLLRQSATIPRLFLRAQSTNSLNKLELPFKYSNSGPSQVKYTKDHEWVSLHEDGTAFLGITKYAADALGDATYVELPETGREVEVEESVGSVESVKSASEVYMPLAGTVKEVNTALEESPQLINEDPLGKGWMVQFEYELEKSKAAIDGLYTLEQYEKFLKE, encoded by the coding sequence ATGCTAAGCACAGGTAGAGTACTTCTTCGCCAATCGGCGACGATCCCACGGCTGTTCCTAAGGGCACAGTCGACGAACAGCTTGAACAAGTTGGAATTGCCCTTCAAATACAGCAACAGCGGTCCCTCACAGGTGAAGTACACGAAGGACCACGAGTGGGTGTCCTTGCATGAGGACGGTACCGCGTTTTTGGGGATCACCAAGTACGCCGCGGACGCTTTGGGAGACGCGACATACGTGGAATTGCCCGAAACAGGCCGGGAAGTCGAGGTTGAGGAATCTGTGGGGTCTGTTGAGTCTGTGAAATCGGCCTCTGAGGTGTACATGCCGTTGGCCGGCACTGTGAAGGAGGTGAACACCGCCTTGGAGGAGTCCCCGCAACTGATCAACGAGGACCCACTCGGGAAGGGCTGGATGGTTCAGTTTGAGTACGAGCTCGAGAAGAGCAAAGCGGCCATCGATGGATTGTACACTTTGGAACAGTACGAGAAGTTCCTAAAGGAGTAA
- the BOL1 gene encoding Bol1p (similar to Saccharomyces cerevisiae YAL044W-A; ancestral locus Anc_7.24) codes for MWRRAMLQRPLNQSVEGPAFTAIRARLQQSIPDATHLQLYNDSFKHAGHGGNLDARDSNESHIRVEVTAQRFSGMKTLQRHRFILREIKDEMDKYKIHAIQMVTKTPEEAERAT; via the coding sequence ATGTGGAGACGTGCCATGTTACAACGCCCCCTGAATCAAAGCGTGGAGGGTCCTGCGTTCACAGCTATCAGGGCCCGTCTGCAGCAGAGTATCCCAGACGCGACGCATCTGCAATTATACAACGATTCCTTCAAGCACGCCGGTCACGGTGGGAACCTGGATGCGCGGGACAGTAACGAGTCGCACATCCGCGTGGAGGTCACTGCACAGCGATTCTCCGGTATGAAGACGTTGCAAAGACACAGGTTTATCCTCCGCGAGATCAAAGACGAGATGGACAAGTACAAGATTCACGCCATACAGATGGTGACCAAGACGCCAGAAGAGGCAGAACGGGCCACGTAA
- the NAB3 gene encoding Nab3p (similar to Saccharomyces cerevisiae NAB3 (YPL190C); ancestral locus Anc_6.193): protein MSQRIENDSSPPPSDEEQLDATVETQQVDHVEETPVEAAPVEEPATEETVEENIEEPVEAAADADENADESSEFDDLYEDETKEEKKNDDVAEEAGSDGDEQSGANEQDVHLESSGSDASGSEQESEDEEKEQENKDEESAEEEEESDDQESEEDIDTANIDFNLLQKQMKYILDSDMLNNEEFKNLPKEDRLTAIMNFINSNPDTTMPGVSNDIADAASGRTGPPQTNTATKKKASATPAAATGSFKYERPNLDMPMNKRERELYSAYLRGENKITEMHSIPPKSRLFIGNLPLKNVAKEDLFRIFCPYGHILQINIKNAFGFIQYDNPHSVQEAIKHESGETNFSKKLILEVSSSNSRPQFDHGDHGTNSSTTFISTSKRPFHGEDEDASDIYNDNSHKRGKKRTPNCIIYVKRTADRTFATEVFNSIKNGTGLETDMIFLKPRMELRKLVNDAAYDGVWGVIFINKTHNVDVQTFYEGARGETKFDEYVSVSCQDSVAIFNNLKNIRGANRSSSIMPVGSQMYNGYMQSNAPVPHHQPPPPQQDTRFYGGYGANMGPPPPQMGSQQQGYMAGYQGYPPPPQQGYGAPPMNQGYGGYDQQMPPQGQPQQAPMGQMNQAYSRYQTSPPPPPQQQQQQGLQPQLSAALGGNPAQMNQQQLLAAIQNLPPNVVTSLLSAVQQQQVPNPQQQLMGMMQNPQSHPPQQSQYDTTGYGSPENQRAHLSVPHQPQQQPQQQQQQQQQQQQQPPPQSGNNVQSLLDSLAKLQK from the coding sequence ATGTCACAGCGTATAGAGAACGATTCGTCTCCGCCTCCGAGCGACGAGGAGCAACTGGATGCCACGGTCGAGACACAGCAGGTCGACCACGTGGAGGAGACCCCCGTGGAAGCGGCCCCTGTCGAGGAACCAGCTACTGAAGAGACTGTAGAGGAGAATATCGAAGAGCCGGTCGAAGCAGCCGCTGATGCTGATGAAAACGCGGACGAGTCCAGCGAGTTTGACGACCTGTACGAGGATGAAACtaaagaggagaagaagaacgatgATGTGGCTGAAGAGGCTGGCTCGGATGGGGACGAGCAGTCTGGTGCTAATGAACAGGATGTACATTTGGAAAGTTCAGGTTCTGACGCCTCTGGCTCAGAACAGGAGTCcgaagacgaggagaaagaacaagaaaacaaagacgaagaatcggcagaggaggaggaggagtcTGACGACCAAGAATCCGAAGAGGACATAGACACCGCCAATATCGACTTTAACCTATTGCAGAAACAGATGAAATACATCCTGGATAGCGACATGCTCAATAATGAAGAGTTTAAAAACCTGCCCAAGGAGGATAGACTTACTGCGATCATGAATTTCATCAACTCAAACCCAGACACAACCATGCCCGGCGTCAGCAACGACATCGCCGATGCTGCTTCGGGCAGAACGGGGCCACCTCAGACCAACACGGcgacgaagaaaaaagcTTCAGCAACACCCGCGGCCGCTACGGGCTCGTTCAAATACGAAAGACCGAACTTGGATATGCCCATGAataaaagagagagagaacTTTACTCGGCTTACCTGCGTGGTGAAAATAAAATCACTGAGATGCATAGCATCCCACCAAAGTCGAGACTGTTCATCGGTAACTTGCCCCTGAAAAATGTTGCCAAGGAGGACCTTTTCAGAATATTCTGCCCCTACGGACACATCCTACAAATCAATATAAAGAACGCCTTTGGTTTCATCCAGTACGATAACCCGCATAGTGTCCAAGAGGCCATTAAACACGAGTCCGGTGAGACTAACTTCAGCAAGAAACTGATCCTGGAGGTATCTAGTTCCAACAGCAGACCACAGTTTGACCACGGTGACCATGGcacaaacagcagcacaaCGTTCATCTCCACCTCCAAACGGCCCTTCCACggcgaggacgaggacgccTCCGATATCTACAATGATAACAGCCACAAGAGGGGCAAGAAGAGAACCCCCAACTGTATTATCTACGTCAAAAGAACCGCGGACAGAACCTTCGCCACAGAAGTCTTCAACAGTATCAAGAACGGCACCGGGCTGGAAACAGACATGATTTTCTTGAAGCCAAGAATGGAACTGAGAAAGTTGGTCAACGACGCCGCCTACGACGGCGTATGGGGggtcatcttcatcaacaaaACTCACAACGTGGACGTTCAAACGTTTTACGAGGGCGCCCGTGGGGAAACCAAATTTGATGAATACGTGAGCGTCTCCTGCCAGGACTCAGTCGccatcttcaacaacttgaagaacataAGAGGCGCCAACAGAAGCAGCTCGATTATGCCCGTAGGATCCCAAATGTACAATGGTTACATGCAAAGTAACGCCCCAGTGCCACACCACCAGCCTCCTCCACCACAACAGGACACCCGCTTCTACGGGGGGTACGGCGCCAACATGGGACCGCCACCTCCACAAATGGGGTCTCAACAACAGGGCTACATGGCCGGATACCAGGGATatccaccaccaccacagcagGGGTACGGCGCGCCACCAATGAACCAAGGCTACGGGGGGTACGACCAACAAATGCCTCCACAGGGCCAGCCTCAGCAGGCTCCAATGGGTCAAATGAATCAAGCCTACAGCAGGTATCAAACTTCTCCTCCACCACCtccacagcagcaacagcaacagggCCTTCAACCACAACTCTCCGCCGCCCTTGGAGGGAACCCGGCACAGATGAACCAGCAACAGTTACTTGCTGCCATCCAAAACTTACCACCTAATGTAGTTACCAGCTTGTTATCTGCcgttcaacagcagcaggtaCCAAACCCTCAGCAGCAGCTAATGGGGATGATGCAAAACCCACAGTCGCATCCTCCACAGCAATCGCAGTACGACACTACTGGATACGGTTCCCCAGAAAACCAACGTGCTCATCTTTCTGTACCTCAccaaccacaacaacaaccacaacaacaacagcagcaacaacagcagcaacaacagcaaccaccACCTCAGTCTGGCAATAACGTACAAAGCCTCCTGGATAGTCTAGCCAAACTgcaaaaataa
- the MIY2 gene encoding ubiquitinyl hydrolase 1 (similar to Saccharomyces cerevisiae YGL082W and YPL191C; ancestral locus Anc_6.195), translating to MSNLVFATKVVTFDRSHHTILLQNENGPCALLALVNVLLLSPKHRKLAKPLIELAEGMKNVPLQEILPVLADISIDNCFNLRGESSGDIKQEEEEEAGEEEGRDDDDDDDDDDEDDDGGSIDQLLLLLPELHTGLNVNPRFDGTFAKTSQETSKVFKLYNVPLVHGWVYNGDEKLSHYSYEEAQDLLTKACDIEHAKDITPIPIDGDNAELLSESAMLKEFLQCSATQLTEDGLRKLHKTLKDDDFCVLFRNDHFSTMYKHDGVLYLLVTDLGFRRHKDIVWEALITISGSDNVFCNDKFIETPLKVMRNDTGIGEEQPEEGIYTGEEFQQRKNDEAFAAQLQSEEDSRMARQMVREQDSGHRQTRSSKRGKPFKQPVKKHTKHTVKIKSDNSTQKKKADCIVM from the coding sequence ATGTCAAACCTTGTGTTTGCTACCAAGGTGGTAACCTTTGATAGGTCACACCACACTATCCTATTGCAAAACGAAAACGGCCCATGTGCTCTGCTCGCCCTCGTTAACGTATTGCTTCTGTCTCCTAAACATAGAAAGCTAGCGAAACCCCTAATTGAATTGGCGGAGGGGATGAAAAATGTCCCACTACAAGAGATCCTGCCAGTATTAGCTGACATTTCTATTGACAACTGCTTCAACTTACGCGGCGAGAGTAGTGGAGACataaaacaagaagaagaagaagaagcaggggaagaagagggaagggacgatgatgatgatgatgatgatgatgatgaggacgacgacggaGGCAGCATAGATCAACTACTGCTCTTACTCCCGGAACTTCACACAGGATTGAATGTCAATCCAAGGTTTGATGGGACCTTTGCGAAAACATCGCAAGAAACCAGCAAAGTGTTTAAACTTTACAACGTACCCCTGGTTCACGGCTGGGTGTATAATGGCGACGAAAAACTCTCACATTACTCATACGAGGAGGCTCAAGATCTTCTGACTAAAGCCTGCGATATCGAACACGCCAAAGACATAACACCAATACCGATTGATGGGGACAATGCAGAGCTTCTCTCCGAGTCGGCaatgttgaaggagtttcTTCAATGTAGTGCCACACAGCTCACAGAGGACGGGTTGAGAAAGTTGCACAAGACGTTGAAAGATGACGACTTTTGTGTACTGTTCAGGAATGACCACTTCTCTACGATGTACAAACACGACGGAGTTTTGTACTTACTAGTCACAGACCTGGGCTTCCGCAGACATAAAGATATTGTATGGGAGGCGCTAATCACCATTTCAGGATCTGACAACGTTTTTTGTAACGACAAATTCATAGAAACACCACTGAAAGTGATGCGCAATGACACTGGAATTGGCGAGGAACAACCAGAAGAGGGAATTTACACTGGAGAGGAATTTCAGCAGAGGAAAAATGATGAGGCCTTTGCAGCACAACTCCAAAGCGAGGAGGATAGCCGTATGGCCAGGCAAATGGTAAGGGAACAGGACTCTGGACACCGACAGACTAGATCCTCTAAAAGAGGTAAGCCGTTTAAACAACCGGTGAAGAAACATACCAAACATACAGTCAAAATCAAGAGCGATAACTCGacacagaaaaagaaggcaGACTGCATTGTCATGTGA
- the PRM3 gene encoding pheromone-regulated protein PRM3 (similar to Saccharomyces cerevisiae PRM3 (YPL192C); ancestral locus Anc_6.197) translates to MHENGEKSPNTPTRSIEDNEDPKKTITEDNKENKPYNEEDRNTEQYPEKAKILETPGRIKASQRTARRICKQVDFDKTTRANKKLSTGHGLRIEKHAPKEAVNKTSIEKRKGRSEKDGFFQGAIIGSFLGAALTTVLAKLATE, encoded by the coding sequence ATGCACGAAAACGGAGAGAAATCACCAAATACACCGACTAGATCAATTGAGGATAATGAAGATCCAAAGAAAACTATAACTGAGGATAATAAGGAAAATAAACCATACAACGAGGAGGATCGCAATACAGAACAGTATCCAGAAAAGGCTAAAATATTAGAGACCCCCGGGAGAATCAAGGCATCACAAAGGACAGCGAGAAGAATCTGTAAACAAGTTGATTTCGATAAAACTACCCGTGCAAATAAAAAATTGTCAACAGGACACGGTTTAAGAATCGAAAAACACGCACCCAAGGAGGCTGTTAATAAAACATCGATAGAAAAGCGTAAAGGCCGAAGTGAAAAAGATGGGTTCTTTCAAGGAGCAATAATAGGCTCGTTTCTCGGGGCGGCACTGACAACAGTTTTAGCAAAATTGGCCACGGAATAA
- the RSA1 gene encoding Rsa1p (similar to Saccharomyces cerevisiae RSA1 (YPL193W); ancestral locus Anc_6.198): protein MVTTMDYTDYHDHGDGGNGNRLPRPAFSGTLGRSQQEDEPDVKKQRMNESVPYAQQYYQSQQHVPLYGYPQQYAQYPGYNYNPYQQQPYQSQFMPVQADSTYQQSHTPSQQNYWNNQQRQPLPSENYSVSGANYQDVNLKRELEGGRKTEGVKVQGSPKPKKMSPATKSEKENISETDDSDPSEAPIIAKSNTINTDVDSDALSSDDEASNTQPKKAVCIQGTSITLTTDEDIAKWREERKKMWLLKISNNREKHRKDMGIKDDEVNQMSVLRQSNKEKKFMQNIQNQVNRFNPNVNLNIKLVQREFVEDNSKLLDFIKEVGDAGLLEYELTQEEKDKLFKNADGSTNERGYNPRNNNNNNNGNNRQKRNYTKSRPDSSRYTPNKPRQNFQK from the coding sequence ATGGTAACCACTATGGATTATACCGACTATCATGACCATGGAGATGGTGGGAATGGAAACCGCTTACCAAGACCGGCGTTTTCTGGGACATTAGGGCGAAgtcaacaagaagacgagCCAGATGTGAAGAAACAAAGGATGAATGAGTCAGTCCCTTATGCACAACAATACTATCAGTCCCAACAACATGTCCCACTTTATGGATATCCCCAACAATACGCTCAATACCCAGGATACAATTACAATCCGtatcagcagcagccttATCAAAGCCAATTTATGCCCGTACAAGCGGATAGCACGTACCAGCAATCACATACGCCTTCACAGCAAAACTATtggaacaaccaacaacgTCAACCTCTACCTAGCGAAAACTATAGTGTTTCTGGAGCCAACTATCAAGACGTTAATCTGAAAAGGGAGTTGGAGGGAGGGAGGAAAACAGAAGGTGTAAAAGTTCAAGGCTCTCcgaaaccaaagaagatGTCACCGGCAACAAAATCggaaaaagagaatatatcTGAAACTGATGATTCCGATCCAAGTGAGGCACCTATTATCGCAAAGTCAAATACCATCAATACGGATGTAGATAGTGACGCCTTATCCAGCGACGATGAAGCTTCAAACACCCAACCAAAAAAGGCAGTGTGTATCCAAGGTACTTCTATCACACTAACAACTGATGAAGATATTGCTAAATGGAGAGAAGAACGGAAGAAAATGTGGCTACTGAAGATATCCAATAACCGGGAAAAGCATAGGAAAGATATGGGTATTAAGGACGACGAAGTAAATCAAATGAGCGTACTACGCCAATCCAACAAGGAGAAAAAGTTTATGcaaaatattcaaaatcAGGTCAACAGGTTTAATCCTAACGTAAATCTGAACATAAAACTGGTACAGCGAGAATTTGTTGAAGACAATTCAAAACTACTGGACTTTATAAAAGAAGTAGGTGATGCAGGCTTACTAGAATACGAATTgacccaagaagaaaaggacAAACTGTTTAAGAATGCAGATGGCTCTACGAATGAAAGAGGTTACAATCCTCGTaataacaataataataataacgGTAACAATagacaaaaaagaaattatACAAAAAGCAGACCGGATTCGTCGAGGTATACGCCTAACAAGCCAAGGCAAAACTTCCAAAAGTAG
- the DDC1 gene encoding Ddc1p (similar to Saccharomyces cerevisiae DDC1 (YPL194W); ancestral locus Anc_6.200), with translation MSFRAAIENQERLGAWYRGIYVLSSISDKIKLTISKDDIILWSIHSTDTSLCQLRYEASFFDEFVFEPYDIVFGESGLQIETDLKGHDHKLYSFEIDAKQLTTVSRKPDNDIIRKYSLSINNTTTCSESLINKLLVAIEMESLIMKEYCPQFQPIKYTPIVLDLQYKRKFLDVFGSNSYDKDYTLDPNLIACFIEVSKELSNSLFNKSLMNQNDLRDGDRPLESSDEINYINCNYGLIKNFVDNCQKSIFDDVKLELLERKMAITAFVKGTFKGSEILQNALSMSNTMNTADIGHYCLFDGVEEEHGGRSGQKKSPKTLIFKLRDFKNFIGIGNSWKNIPITLSASRNNDLSIWFCHPGEPILFQMNKGGVRAQLLLVTDSTVGSSTIKSKEPTANNQMSNPSMDTSRAASPLRLNSNTRLQKTETASNLNSRSTSPFKLVNSDIQSIPLRDNRMSPLKDTAIETTTNERLSSAGKVVSARKLFVSDASQESNIDYPNVQNDNTSKAEQDMLAQLQMERSETTIGWGNRSLKEFPTKRPSAETRNPKKQHKMSPGEDADKGAEEQDAAGLGPTQAQNPKGLFD, from the coding sequence ATGTCCTTTCGTGCTGCTATAGAGAACCAGGAGCGGTTGGGTGCCTGGTATCGCGGCATATATGTGCTGTCCAGTATCAGTGACAAGATCAAACTGACAATATCAAAAGACGATATAATACTATGGTCTATCCACAGCACAGATACTTCCCTGTGCCAGCTACGGTATGAAGCATCGTTCTTTGATGAGTTTGTCTTTGAGCCTTACGATATTGTATTTGGAGAGAGCGGACTGCAGATCGAAACAGATTTGAAGGGCCATGATCACAAACTGTACTCTTTTGAGATCGATGCTAAGCAACTGACCACGGTGTCTAGGAAACCAGACAACGATATCATACGAAAGTATAGCCTGTCAATCAATAACACAACCACTTGTTCTGAATCTTTGATAAATAAGCTGCTGGTCGCCATAGAGATGGAATCCTTAATAATGAAAGAGTATTGCCCCCAATTCCAGCCGATAAAGTACACGCCCATTGTATTGGATCTCCAATATAAAAGGAAGTTTTTGGATGTGTTTGGGAGTAACTCGTATGATAAGGATTACACTTTGGATCCAAACCTTATAGCTTGTTTTATAGAGGTGAGTAAAGAGTTATCCAACTccctattcaacaaaaGTCTGATGAACCAAAATGACCTGCGAGATGGGGATAGACCCCTGGAGAGCTCTGATGAGATCAACTACATCAATTGTAACTACGGATTGATTAAGAATTTTGTAGATAACTGTCAGAAAAGTATCTTCGATGACGTTAAACTGGAATTGTTGGAACGTAAGATGGCCATTACCGCTTTTGTAAAGGGTACATTCAAAGGCTCAGAAATTCTGCAAAACGCTCTAAGTATGAGCAATACAATGAATACTGCTGATATAGGACATTACTGTCTCTTTGATggggttgaagaagagcacGGTGGGAGATCGGGACAGAAAAAGAGTCCCAAAACACTTATCTTCAAGTTACGagacttcaagaacttcatTGGCATAGGAAACTCCTGGAAAAATATCCCCATAACGCTGTCTGCATCTAGAAATAACGACTTGAGCATATGGTTCTGTCACCCTGGTGAGCCGATCCTATTTCAAATGAATAAAGGTGGCGTAAGAGCTCAACTGTTACTCGTGACCGACAGTACCGTTGGGAGCAGTACGATCAAGAGTAAGGAACCAACTGCTAATAACCAAATGTCAAACCCAAGCATGGATACCTCTAGGGCAGCATCCCCGTTGAGGCTTAACAGTAATACGCGCTTACAAAAAACGGAGACGGCGTCGAATTTGAATAGCAGGTCCACGAGTCCATTCAAGTTGGTTAACTCTGATATACAAAGTATTCCTTTGCGGGACAACAGGATGAGTCCCCTGAAGGATACAGCTATTGAGACTACCACAAATGAACGATTGAGTTCTGCGGGCAAAGTTGTTTCAGCCAGAAAGCTATTTGTTTCCGATGCGTCACAAGAGAGCAATATCGATTATCCAAACGTCCAAAATGATAATACTTCTAAAGCCGAACAAGATATGTTAGCACAACTGCAAATGGAGAGGTCTGAAACCACTATTGGCTGGGGGAATCGTTCCCTAAAGGAGTTTCCCACAAAACGTCCTAGTGCGGAGAcaagaaatccaaaaaaacaacataAAATGTCTCCTGGAGAAGACGCTGATAAGGGTGCGGAAGAACAGGATGCTGCTGGATTGGGTCCCACCCAAGCTCAAAATCCAAAAGGTTTGTTCGACTGA